caccacctaaataatacctgctctgtggtggtcctttatttttattaattcatgCACAGACTGGAAGCAAAACGGATGTTTTATTTTGCTGACCGGGAGCACATTTGCTGTAACCACAGTATTTTTTACATGGGACGGATGAGGAAGCCACTGAACGTGGTGCGGTTGTTGACATCGTCGTACAACGTGCTGTTGGATGGTAGTTTTGTGTAAACCACGTCGCCCGCGTTCAGCTGCAGGGTGACGCCGCCAGAGAAATACGTCATGTAGCCGTTACTGAACTTGGCTAAACTCTTTAGCAGGTTGTTGTTCTTGTACAGGTCGATAGCCATGGCTTACTCCCACTGCTCCCACAGCTGGTGAACCTGATGTAGTACGCGCCGCTGACTGGAGCGCTAAAGATTCCTGAAATAACACACAGGAAGTTGATCCACAGTCAGTTTTTAAAAAACCTTCTCAAGAAGAGGGTGTGGGGTCACCACGGCGGATCCCTCCTATtcctattctatttatttatatattaatcctatttattgtctgtttgacCGCTACTTTTTCTTGGTCTGGGTCACGGtgagtctgattcactgggcaaaaggcagcaaacattcggacagttcaccagtccatcacagagcacacacacttacacttagggcaatttttagtagctcttTGTCTTGTGGAAGGGAACCCAcatgaacacagggagaacatgccaatttCATACAGAAAGAACACCCAGTCTGGAaattaaacccaggcccttcttgctgcaaggcgacagcgctacccactgcagtCGAATACTGATGACATGATGTTTAATGCATTTGTTGATCATACCTGTGACTGGGTTGTAGGCTTTTCCGATGTTGGTGATGACGTTGGAGTAGACTAGAGT
The DNA window shown above is from Trichomycterus rosablanca isolate fTriRos1 chromosome 26, fTriRos1.hap1, whole genome shotgun sequence and carries:
- the LOC134303105 gene encoding complement C1q-like protein 3 encodes the protein MVFELKMDMRIMGKDYAALEARLAATELELKNQKETPAVAFSAALVQSVGPYNVATTLVYSNVITNIGKAYNPVTGIFSAPVSGAYYIRFTSCGSSGSKPWLSTCTRTTTC